In the genome of Vicia villosa cultivar HV-30 ecotype Madison, WI linkage group LG7, Vvil1.0, whole genome shotgun sequence, one region contains:
- the LOC131618668 gene encoding transcription factor RAX2-like — translation MGRAPCCDKSKVKRGSWSQEEDVILKNYLHEHGTAGNWIALPQKAGLKRCGKSCRLRWLNYLRPNIKLGGFTEEEDNIIFNLYSTIGSRWSLIAAQLAGRTDNDVKNHWNTKLKKKFLAQNSSTSNNIYTFSNTSTTSSDHFSSTLTFQPQVEQPFVFDQNMNTSCFDSYNVMDLDQTPIGIPLPMTMKSEALYAGSSLSSSCSTTPSTMEISSFSSAPFYEVKNNHSQWFGNDHDDAILLEFVLDDLLSNGPSSG, via the exons ATGGGAAGAGCTCCATGCTGTGATAAATCAAAAGTGAAAAGAGGATCATGGTCTCAGGAAGAAGATGTTATCCTGAAAAACTATCTTCATGAACATGGCACAGCTGGTAATTGGATAGCTCTTCCTCAAAAAGCAG GTCTAAAGCGTTGTGGAAAAAGTTGTCGGTTAAGATGGTTGAACTATTTGAGGCCTAATATCAAGCTTGGAGGTTTCACTGAGGAAGAAGACAATATCATCTTCAATCTTTATAGCACCATAGGAAGCAG GTGGTCCCTTATAGCAGCTCAACTAGCAGGAAGAACAGATAACGATGTGAAGAATCATTGGAACACTAAACTTAAGAAAAAGTTTTTGGCACAAAACTCATCCACAAGCAACAATATATACACTTTCAGCAATACTAGTACTACTAGTTCTGACCACTTTTCAAGTACTTTGACTTTTCAACCTCAAGTTGAACAACCCTTTGTCTTTGATCAAAACATGAACACATCTTGTTTTGATTCATATAATGTTATGGATTTGGATCAAACACCAATTGGTATTCCTTTACCAATGACAATGAAATCAGAAGCTTTGTATGCTGGAAGTAGCTTGAGTAGTAGCTGTAGTACTACACCATCCACCATGGAAATTTCAAGTTTTTCAAGTGCACCTTTCTATGAAGTTAAGAACAATCATAGTCAATGGTTTGGgaatgatcatgatgatgcaattCTTCTTGAGTTTGTTCTTGATGATTTATTGAGCAATGGACCCTCGTCGGGCTAA